Proteins from one Chitinophaga oryzae genomic window:
- a CDS encoding 2Fe-2S iron-sulfur cluster-binding protein, whose translation MNTDTLKTDGPDSATAGITVTVTLGGVTSQVTWDEQIPLLDALLSAGIAVPYSCCRGQCGTCVCQLQEGEVRLRRNYVLSATHLESGLILTCVASPQSSHIRINYDTL comes from the coding sequence ATGAACACCGATACGTTGAAAACGGACGGACCGGACAGCGCTACGGCCGGTATCACGGTGACCGTGACGCTGGGAGGCGTGACAAGCCAGGTGACGTGGGACGAACAGATTCCCCTCCTCGATGCCCTGCTCAGCGCCGGGATAGCCGTACCATATTCCTGCTGCCGGGGGCAGTGCGGCACCTGTGTATGCCAACTGCAGGAAGGGGAAGTCCGCCTGAGAAGGAACTATGTGCTGTCAGCAACCCACCTGGAAAGCGGCTTGATCCTAACCTGTGTGGCCAGCCCGCAAAGCAGTCATATCAGGATAAATTACGACACTTTGTAG
- a CDS encoding NAD(P)/FAD-dependent oxidoreductase, with the protein MPSHFVPLATPGIVRQGLKWMLNASSPFYIQPSLNRDLVNWGLKFMKSATRQHVARSAAPLRDIALLSKQLYESWNTVPGLDFAYAPIGMMELFQTEQNAHHAHETVKEAAELGIEARVLNREQVSQMEPDMPLEALGAVYFPGDSQLYPNLLMRNLLAYLEQQGVQFMPHQEVTGFTATGNRITGVRTAAATLEADHVVLAAGVWSTALARELKLNIPMVGGRGYSVTFENTPFKVHHSIILSEARVAISPMDGNKIRFGGTMEITPLHTPPRMRRVQGIFDSVKRYFPGFDMAVPPADKVWYGYRPCSADGLPYIGNLSRYPNVTVATGHSMLGISLGAATGKLVAELVAGQPASMDLRPFHPERFGR; encoded by the coding sequence GTGCCCAGCCACTTTGTGCCGCTCGCTACTCCCGGCATTGTACGGCAGGGCCTCAAATGGATGCTGAACGCGTCCAGCCCTTTTTATATACAGCCTTCGCTTAACCGCGACCTGGTCAACTGGGGCCTGAAATTTATGAAGAGCGCCACACGGCAGCATGTAGCGCGTTCGGCAGCTCCGCTGCGCGATATCGCCCTGCTCAGCAAACAGCTGTATGAGTCGTGGAACACTGTGCCCGGCCTGGATTTCGCTTATGCGCCTATCGGTATGATGGAACTGTTCCAGACAGAACAGAACGCCCACCATGCCCATGAAACAGTGAAAGAGGCGGCGGAGTTGGGCATTGAAGCCCGCGTGCTGAACAGGGAACAGGTGTCGCAAATGGAACCGGATATGCCGCTGGAAGCGCTGGGCGCAGTGTATTTTCCCGGCGACTCGCAGTTGTATCCCAACCTGCTGATGCGCAACCTGCTGGCTTACCTGGAGCAACAGGGCGTACAGTTCATGCCGCACCAGGAGGTGACCGGCTTCACAGCCACCGGCAACCGGATCACCGGTGTACGTACTGCCGCCGCCACACTGGAAGCGGACCATGTGGTGCTGGCCGCCGGTGTGTGGAGCACCGCCCTCGCCAGGGAATTGAAACTCAATATCCCCATGGTAGGCGGCAGAGGATATTCTGTTACGTTTGAAAATACGCCGTTCAAAGTACATCATTCCATCATCCTCAGCGAAGCAAGGGTGGCTATCTCTCCCATGGATGGCAACAAAATCCGCTTCGGAGGAACGATGGAAATCACCCCGTTGCATACCCCTCCGCGGATGCGGCGCGTGCAGGGCATCTTCGACTCGGTGAAACGGTACTTCCCCGGCTTTGATATGGCAGTTCCGCCGGCAGACAAGGTATGGTACGGCTACCGGCCCTGCAGCGCCGACGGTCTGCCTTATATCGGGAACCTGTCCCGCTATCCCAATGTAACAGTTGCCACAGGTCATTCCATGCTGGGCATCAGCCTCGGCGCGGCTACCGGGAAACTGGTGGCCGAACTGGTGGCCGGACAGCCGGCATCGATGGACCTGCGGCCTTTCCATCCCGAAAGGTTTGGGCGGTGA
- a CDS encoding dihydrodipicolinate synthase family protein codes for MSIEWKGVFPAITTKFTAADELDLPLFEKNLQAQLAAGIDGIILGGSLGEASTLTTAEKETLTKFTVEKVAGKIPVVVNIAEGATRDAIQQAALVKKWGAAGIMLLPPMRYKSDERETATWFKTVAGSTDLPVMVYNNPVDYKIEVTLNIFDQLQELPNIQAVKESTRDVSNVTRMINRFGDRFKILCGLDTLALEEMVLGAHGWVGGLVDAFPAETVAVYRLIKAGRIKEAVEIYRWFLPLLELDLYPKLVQFIKLAEAEVGLGSEYVRAPRLTLEGAERESVLQVIRTAVANRPVLPDYLSL; via the coding sequence ATGTCTATCGAATGGAAAGGCGTATTTCCCGCCATCACTACCAAATTCACTGCAGCCGACGAACTGGACCTGCCTTTGTTTGAGAAAAACCTGCAGGCGCAGCTGGCGGCGGGTATTGATGGTATTATCCTGGGAGGCTCCCTCGGAGAGGCCAGCACGCTGACGACTGCTGAAAAAGAAACGCTGACAAAGTTCACCGTAGAGAAAGTGGCCGGTAAAATACCCGTGGTCGTGAATATCGCGGAAGGCGCCACCCGCGACGCCATACAACAGGCGGCGCTGGTGAAGAAATGGGGCGCGGCCGGAATTATGCTGTTGCCGCCCATGCGCTATAAAAGTGACGAACGCGAAACGGCCACCTGGTTCAAAACAGTGGCTGGTTCCACAGACCTGCCGGTGATGGTGTATAACAACCCGGTGGATTACAAGATAGAAGTAACGCTGAATATCTTCGATCAGCTGCAGGAGCTGCCTAATATACAGGCGGTGAAGGAATCCACCCGCGACGTGTCCAACGTTACCCGTATGATCAACCGTTTCGGCGACCGGTTTAAAATATTATGCGGCCTTGATACGTTAGCACTGGAAGAGATGGTGCTGGGCGCTCATGGATGGGTAGGCGGACTGGTAGATGCTTTCCCGGCGGAGACAGTAGCTGTTTACCGGTTAATTAAAGCCGGCCGGATAAAAGAAGCGGTGGAGATTTACCGCTGGTTCCTGCCGTTGCTGGAGCTGGACCTGTATCCCAAGCTGGTGCAGTTTATTAAACTGGCCGAAGCGGAAGTAGGGCTGGGCAGCGAATACGTGCGGGCGCCGCGCCTGACGCTCGAAGGGGCAGAAAGGGAAAGCGTGCTGCAGGTGATCCGTACCGCAGTGGCCAACCGTCCCGTATTGCCGGATTATCTTTCTTTATAA
- a CDS encoding serine hydrolase has translation MKLVPLLLLTTAVCGVATAQSRQAAMIDSMVRRAHRLGVFNGNLLVADRHKVLYKTAIGAADVTGNVPLTVQHRFHIGSIAKEFNAVGIMMLKAQGKLSLGDKVSRYVPGLPSWADSITIQHLLQYTSGLPDINWKTAKSDADILQDLKDLPQLMFRPGSNYAYNNANVFLQRRIIEKVTGMPFNMFVEKQQLQPCGMTASLIDPTEKDSLVAIAFSDDRKPDALFYPISGWTAVTLDDFYKWSQSIDGFRLLSPEDTRTILYPAGPNKQAGLGGGEMKGDRIVRHMHDGSSLHFNALLVSDPPKGRTIILMTNNKQGNLYELNAAIQAILDGKPWQQPKKPAELLFKGMLDTLNAQQCLALYQQLKKQHTDQYNFDSEAPLNNIGYYYLGHDRTDDAIAIFEYNTRLFPSSGNVFDSLGEAYYKKGDKQKALANYKRSLALDPGNTNAKNLVAEMEK, from the coding sequence ATGAAGCTCGTTCCCCTTTTGTTGCTGACCACCGCCGTATGCGGCGTTGCCACCGCCCAGTCCCGGCAGGCGGCCATGATCGATTCTATGGTCCGCAGGGCGCACCGCCTCGGCGTGTTTAATGGCAACTTGCTGGTGGCCGATCGTCACAAAGTGCTGTATAAAACGGCGATCGGCGCGGCAGATGTCACGGGCAACGTACCGCTGACGGTACAGCACCGTTTTCATATCGGCTCCATCGCAAAAGAATTTAACGCCGTGGGTATCATGATGCTGAAAGCACAAGGGAAGTTAAGCCTCGGGGATAAAGTGTCGCGGTATGTACCGGGACTGCCTTCCTGGGCGGATAGTATCACCATACAGCACCTGTTGCAGTATACCAGCGGATTGCCGGATATCAACTGGAAAACGGCAAAATCCGATGCCGACATCCTGCAGGACCTGAAAGATCTGCCACAGCTGATGTTCCGGCCGGGAAGCAACTATGCCTATAACAATGCGAACGTATTCCTGCAGCGGCGGATCATTGAAAAGGTCACCGGTATGCCGTTTAATATGTTCGTGGAAAAGCAGCAATTGCAACCCTGCGGGATGACCGCCTCGCTGATAGACCCGACAGAAAAAGACAGCCTGGTGGCCATCGCTTTTAGTGATGACCGCAAACCGGACGCGTTGTTTTATCCGATCTCCGGCTGGACGGCCGTTACGCTGGATGATTTCTATAAATGGTCGCAGAGCATCGACGGTTTCCGGCTGCTGTCTCCGGAAGATACCCGCACCATCCTGTATCCCGCAGGGCCGAACAAACAGGCGGGACTCGGTGGAGGAGAGATGAAAGGCGATCGCATCGTCCGGCATATGCACGATGGCTCCAGCCTGCACTTCAATGCATTACTGGTCAGCGATCCGCCCAAAGGCCGTACCATCATCCTGATGACCAATAACAAACAGGGGAATTTATATGAGCTGAATGCCGCTATCCAGGCTATTCTCGACGGAAAACCCTGGCAACAGCCCAAAAAGCCGGCGGAACTTCTCTTTAAAGGAATGCTGGACACGCTGAACGCACAGCAGTGCCTCGCACTGTATCAACAGTTGAAAAAACAACACACGGACCAGTACAACTTTGACAGCGAAGCGCCGCTTAATAACATCGGCTATTATTACCTTGGTCACGACAGAACAGATGATGCCATTGCCATTTTTGAATACAATACCCGGCTGTTCCCTTCTTCCGGTAATGTCTTCGATAGCCTGGGAGAGGCCTACTACAAAAAAGGGGACAAGCAAAAAGCGCTGGCGAATTATAAGCGCTCGTTGGCGCTGGACCCGGGGAATACCAATGCGAAAAACCTGGTAGCGGAGATGGAGAAATAG
- a CDS encoding AraC family transcriptional regulator, whose protein sequence is MKVLQFTVPVPLDKTIIVQRDVLPYFYPHLHRHQEVQLTWVQQGEGTLVADNNMHAFRPSDIFWLGANQPHIFKSDPSYFAPRSRKKIMALVIFFNPDGNLSALFNLPEMKPLKNFIQQQQCGFKVPSLQTPDVSAQMLRIANSNGPEQLMHFVELLRLLSGYPDISPLAAVNKKVTVSDHDGIRIGNIYNYIMHNYEHPITLEDAASQVHMTPHAFCRFFKKHTLHTFVSFLNEVRINEACKKLTDGNYDNIATVAYTSGFNSITNFNRVFKSVTGKSPSEYLNSYFQHVEKTGQQQ, encoded by the coding sequence ATGAAAGTCTTACAGTTTACCGTACCTGTACCCCTCGATAAAACCATCATCGTGCAAAGGGACGTGCTGCCCTACTTTTATCCACACCTGCACCGGCACCAGGAAGTACAGCTCACCTGGGTGCAACAGGGAGAGGGCACCCTCGTGGCAGACAATAATATGCATGCTTTCCGGCCGAGCGACATCTTCTGGCTTGGAGCCAACCAGCCGCATATCTTCAAAAGCGACCCGTCTTATTTTGCACCGAGAAGCCGCAAAAAGATCATGGCGCTGGTCATCTTCTTCAACCCCGACGGCAACCTGTCTGCCCTGTTTAACCTGCCGGAAATGAAACCGCTGAAAAACTTTATACAACAACAGCAATGCGGCTTTAAAGTACCTTCCCTGCAAACGCCGGACGTCTCCGCACAGATGCTCCGGATCGCCAACAGCAACGGCCCCGAGCAACTGATGCATTTCGTGGAACTGCTCCGCCTCCTGTCCGGATACCCGGATATTAGCCCGCTGGCTGCCGTCAACAAAAAGGTTACCGTCAGTGACCATGACGGTATCCGCATCGGCAATATCTACAACTATATCATGCACAATTACGAACATCCCATCACGCTGGAAGACGCGGCCAGCCAGGTACACATGACACCGCACGCCTTCTGCCGCTTCTTCAAAAAACATACGCTGCATACTTTCGTCTCGTTTCTCAATGAAGTACGTATCAACGAAGCCTGCAAAAAACTGACCGACGGCAATTATGATAATATTGCTACCGTAGCCTATACCAGTGGGTTTAACAGCATCACCAATTTCAACCGGGTGTTTAAATCCGTGACCGGCAAATCACCCAGCGAGTATCTCAACAGCTACTTCCAGCACGTGGAGAAAACCGGGCAGCAACAATGA
- a CDS encoding helix-turn-helix domain-containing protein, whose translation MPMITITPLDQYPLPDKPRRIMRYVLLYCHTGSLVVSVDHRDFPLGAGDVITITSGQIHHIRENHQATGYLLEFTLDFFCKDDNDIELIFHNGLFCHFAMNEVISVGSGVADRQLALIQEEVAQQPYQYLISVHSRITLILVAINRAKVQRGDEIWKPDALFLRFLEAVRNNFEHNYTLKQLAVLLGTTEAKLNELARLHAGKTAQNVIYSLVTSEAKRLLTYGSLTVKEVAYKLGFNDPFYFSNFFKKQAQLSPKQYKEQYAL comes from the coding sequence ATGCCGATGATCACCATTACACCACTCGACCAGTACCCGCTTCCGGACAAACCACGCCGCATCATGCGGTATGTGTTGCTGTATTGCCATACCGGCTCGCTGGTGGTCTCCGTCGATCACCGTGACTTCCCTTTGGGGGCCGGCGATGTGATCACCATCACCTCCGGGCAGATACATCATATCCGGGAAAACCACCAGGCTACAGGCTACCTGCTGGAATTCACCCTCGATTTTTTCTGTAAGGATGATAACGACATAGAACTGATTTTCCACAACGGCCTTTTCTGTCATTTTGCGATGAACGAAGTGATATCCGTCGGCAGTGGCGTGGCAGACAGGCAGCTGGCGCTGATACAGGAAGAAGTGGCCCAACAGCCCTATCAATACCTGATCTCCGTACATAGCCGCATAACACTGATACTGGTGGCCATCAACCGGGCCAAGGTACAACGGGGCGATGAGATCTGGAAACCCGACGCGCTTTTCCTCCGGTTCCTGGAAGCTGTGAGAAACAATTTTGAGCATAATTACACCCTGAAACAACTGGCCGTTCTCCTGGGCACTACTGAAGCCAAACTCAACGAGCTGGCCCGCCTGCATGCCGGCAAAACCGCCCAGAACGTGATCTATAGCCTCGTTACTTCGGAAGCCAAGCGGCTGCTGACCTATGGCAGCCTTACGGTAAAAGAAGTCGCCTATAAACTGGGCTTTAACGACCCTTTCTATTTCTCCAATTTCTTTAAAAAACAGGCTCAGTTATCTCCCAAACAGTATAAAGAACAATACGCCCTGTAA
- a CDS encoding dihydrodipicolinate synthase family protein: protein MNKTPFKGVIAYPVTPFDKEEKVDIPLFKKQVERLVVAGCHGIAPLGSTGVLPYLTDEEKEAVTVAAIEQVAFRAPTLVGVSNLTTQKTIHHAQFAERVGATAVMIIPMSYWKLTDNEIIRHYDAVASKISIPIMVYNNPATSGVDMSPALLKRLLEIPNVTMIKESTGDVQRMHFLRKTLGEEVAFYNGSNPLALAAFAAGATGWCTAAANLVPELNIALYEAVQSGDLHEAQRLFYRQVNLLKFIVAKGLPRSVKAGLTLLGVEGGEFRSPLQPLSPEEITELSHILDEVKGAVTA from the coding sequence ATGAATAAAACACCATTTAAAGGGGTGATCGCGTATCCTGTTACGCCGTTCGACAAAGAAGAAAAAGTGGACATCCCGCTGTTTAAAAAACAGGTGGAACGCCTGGTAGTCGCCGGCTGCCACGGCATTGCACCCCTGGGAAGTACCGGCGTGCTCCCCTATCTTACCGATGAAGAGAAGGAGGCGGTCACCGTTGCCGCCATAGAACAGGTAGCGTTCCGTGCCCCAACGCTGGTGGGTGTTTCCAACCTCACCACGCAGAAGACCATTCACCATGCGCAGTTTGCAGAACGGGTGGGCGCCACGGCGGTCATGATCATTCCCATGAGTTACTGGAAACTGACCGACAACGAAATCATCAGACACTATGATGCCGTTGCGTCGAAAATCTCCATTCCCATTATGGTGTACAATAACCCGGCCACCAGCGGGGTGGACATGTCGCCAGCGTTGTTGAAGCGATTGCTGGAAATACCCAACGTAACGATGATAAAGGAAAGTACCGGCGACGTGCAGCGCATGCATTTTTTAAGAAAGACGCTGGGAGAAGAGGTCGCGTTTTATAACGGTTCCAATCCTTTGGCCCTGGCAGCCTTTGCCGCCGGAGCGACGGGGTGGTGCACCGCTGCGGCCAACCTGGTCCCGGAACTGAACATAGCGCTGTACGAAGCGGTGCAAAGCGGCGATCTGCACGAAGCTCAAAGACTGTTCTACCGGCAGGTCAACCTGTTAAAATTCATTGTCGCCAAAGGCCTTCCCAGATCGGTCAAAGCCGGACTGACACTGCTCGGCGTGGAAGGCGGCGAGTTCAGAAGCCCGCTGCAACCGTTGTCACCGGAAGAAATAACTGAACTCAGCCACATCCTTGACGAGGTAAAAGGCGCCGTGACGGCTTAA
- a CDS encoding 4-hydroxyproline epimerase yields MKHTFFCIDAHTCGNPVRLVAGGGPVLQGANMSEKRDHFLREYDWIRKGLMFEPRGHDMMSGSILYPPHDPANDVAVLFIETSGCLPMCGHGTIGTITIAIEEGLINPKVRGRVRMETPAGLVEVKYQQQGNKVKSVKLTNVPSYLAATGIVVDCPDLGPLTVDVAYGGNYYAIVDVQDRFPGLEHFTASQLIEWARVLRKRVNENRSFVHPDNPNINSCSHVLWTGAVMDSTSTARNAVFYGDKAIDRSPCGTGTSARMAQWYAKGKLKSGDAFVHESIIGSRFTGRIEEETTVGGMPAIRPSIEGWARVYGYNTISIDPEDDPYAYGLQVI; encoded by the coding sequence GTGAAGCATACTTTTTTTTGCATCGATGCACATACCTGTGGCAATCCCGTCAGGCTCGTGGCCGGCGGCGGCCCCGTCCTGCAGGGCGCCAATATGAGCGAAAAACGCGACCATTTTCTCCGGGAATATGACTGGATCCGTAAAGGCCTGATGTTCGAACCCCGCGGGCATGACATGATGAGCGGCAGTATTCTCTACCCGCCTCATGACCCTGCCAATGATGTGGCGGTGCTCTTTATCGAAACCAGCGGCTGCCTGCCTATGTGCGGCCACGGTACCATCGGTACCATCACCATCGCCATCGAAGAAGGGCTGATCAACCCGAAGGTACGCGGCAGGGTGAGAATGGAAACGCCTGCCGGGCTGGTAGAGGTAAAATACCAGCAGCAGGGCAACAAGGTGAAAAGCGTGAAGCTCACCAACGTACCGTCTTACCTGGCTGCCACCGGTATCGTGGTGGACTGCCCCGACCTGGGCCCGCTCACCGTAGATGTGGCCTATGGCGGCAACTACTATGCCATCGTGGATGTACAGGACCGTTTCCCCGGACTGGAACATTTTACGGCCTCCCAGCTGATAGAATGGGCGAGGGTATTACGTAAACGGGTAAACGAAAACAGGAGCTTCGTGCATCCTGACAATCCGAATATCAATAGCTGCTCCCATGTGCTGTGGACAGGCGCGGTCATGGACTCCACGTCCACCGCGCGTAATGCGGTGTTTTACGGTGACAAGGCCATCGACCGCTCTCCCTGTGGTACAGGCACTTCCGCTCGCATGGCGCAATGGTATGCCAAAGGCAAACTGAAAAGTGGTGACGCTTTTGTACATGAAAGCATCATCGGTTCGCGCTTTACCGGCAGGATAGAAGAAGAAACCACCGTGGGCGGCATGCCGGCCATCCGCCCCAGCATAGAAGGATGGGCAAGAGTATACGGCTACAACACTATTTCCATCGATCCGGAAGACGATCCTTACGCTTACGGACTACAGGTAATCTGA
- a CDS encoding MauE/DoxX family redox-associated membrane protein — MKSYQDIAALLLRLSLGAGFLSAVASRLNLWGSHSSGWNNFLQYTAQVNSFAPSRIIPAIAVVATFLEASLGIMLLTGFKTQLAACIAAALTLLFAAAMTYSYGIKEPLDYSVFAFSAGAFLLATLPSYRWSIDQLLNS; from the coding sequence ATGAAATCATATCAGGACATCGCCGCTTTGCTGCTGCGGCTCTCACTGGGAGCCGGCTTCCTGTCGGCCGTGGCCAGCCGGTTAAACCTCTGGGGAAGCCACTCTTCCGGCTGGAATAACTTTCTGCAATACACGGCACAGGTCAACTCCTTCGCCCCTTCCCGAATAATACCCGCTATCGCTGTAGTGGCCACCTTCCTGGAAGCATCACTGGGCATTATGCTGCTGACGGGATTCAAAACCCAGCTGGCCGCCTGCATTGCGGCAGCGCTCACCCTGTTGTTCGCCGCGGCCATGACATACTCCTACGGAATTAAAGAGCCGCTGGACTATTCCGTATTCGCCTTCAGCGCCGGCGCTTTTTTGCTGGCCACCCTCCCCTCCTATCGCTGGAGTATTGATCAATTATTAAATTCATAA
- a CDS encoding FAD-dependent oxidoreductase, whose protein sequence is MKVIIIGGGIIGLGSAYYLQQAGYSVTVVDRTDMLQGCSYGNAGYVCPATLCRSLLPALYGRASNGC, encoded by the coding sequence ATGAAAGTAATCATCATCGGCGGCGGTATTATCGGGTTGGGCAGCGCCTATTACCTGCAACAGGCAGGCTACAGCGTGACGGTGGTAGACCGGACAGATATGTTGCAGGGCTGTTCCTACGGCAACGCAGGATATGTGTGCCCAGCCACTTTGTGCCGCTCGCTACTCCCGGCATTGTACGGCAGGGCCTCAAATGGATGCTGA
- a CDS encoding alpha/beta fold hydrolase, with amino-acid sequence MAQRVKVVFAVLFLFISFHGFSQNPADTVKEAQKTIYFFSGIGADSTAFMNLQLPGYRRVYISWIPALPDETIAQYAGRIKSQITAEHPYIIGLSFGGIVAVEVSKQIRIEKMVLISSVRTKDELNKFQFFFMKLGLYRIIPGSLLRGTNFLTNSYFGAKTRVDKKTLKKLLQATDVSFFRWALKSIAYWDNKQMPERTIQIHGTADRVIASRLVHPDYRIKGGGHIMVFNKADIISKIITKYFNE; translated from the coding sequence ATGGCGCAACGTGTGAAAGTGGTTTTTGCTGTTTTATTCCTGTTCATCAGTTTCCACGGGTTTTCTCAAAACCCTGCCGACACTGTTAAAGAAGCACAAAAGACGATTTATTTTTTCAGTGGTATCGGAGCGGATTCCACAGCTTTTATGAACCTGCAGCTGCCGGGTTACCGCAGGGTCTATATTTCCTGGATACCGGCATTGCCCGACGAAACGATTGCACAGTACGCAGGACGGATCAAAAGCCAGATCACGGCGGAACATCCCTATATCATCGGGCTGTCCTTCGGTGGCATTGTGGCCGTAGAGGTTTCCAAACAAATCAGGATAGAAAAAATGGTATTGATCTCCTCTGTCAGAACAAAAGATGAGTTGAACAAATTCCAGTTCTTTTTCATGAAACTGGGCCTGTACCGGATCATTCCGGGCTCGCTGCTGAGAGGCACCAATTTCCTGACGAACAGTTATTTTGGCGCCAAAACCCGGGTGGACAAAAAAACGCTAAAGAAACTGCTGCAGGCAACAGACGTCTCTTTTTTCCGCTGGGCGCTGAAGAGCATTGCCTACTGGGATAATAAACAGATGCCCGAACGCACCATCCAGATACATGGAACGGCCGACAGGGTGATTGCCAGCAGGCTGGTACATCCCGACTACCGCATTAAAGGCGGCGGGCACATCATGGTTTTTAATAAGGCTGATATCATCAGTAAGATTATCACGAAATATTTTAACGAATAA
- a CDS encoding cupin domain-containing protein, with translation MHTDIQHYITHSNQQDWLPLIEKGIHYKGIFVKSLRYDEASQRSKTILLKFEPGAVYPYHNHPAGEEIFVLSGEAVLEQVTLSAGDYLYTPPGFKHSVSSPSGCTLFFVIPEEVEILG, from the coding sequence ATGCATACAGACATCCAACACTACATTACGCACAGTAACCAGCAAGACTGGCTGCCGCTCATCGAAAAAGGCATTCACTACAAAGGTATTTTTGTTAAGTCATTGCGGTATGACGAAGCCAGTCAGCGGTCGAAAACGATCCTGCTGAAATTTGAGCCGGGCGCTGTCTACCCGTATCATAATCATCCTGCGGGAGAAGAAATTTTTGTCTTAAGCGGGGAAGCGGTACTGGAGCAGGTTACTTTGTCGGCCGGCGACTACCTGTATACGCCGCCGGGATTTAAACATTCCGTTAGCAGTCCTTCCGGATGCACACTCTTCTTTGTGATCCCGGAAGAAGTGGAGATACTGGGATAA
- a CDS encoding aldehyde dehydrogenase (NADP(+)), translating into MTQIDQIMQQAATACEQYKKIPPAQRAAFLEAIGAEITARREVLVKTAGEETNLPMARLNGEIVRTTTQLQKFADLVKEGSWVEAVIDTKPNIRRMLVPVGPVVVFGASNFPFAFSTAGGDTASALAAGATVVVKAHPAHPRTSQTMFEAIQAAIVQSGMPAHTVQHVTGDYHTGKALVIHPFTTGVGFTGSLQGGKALCAYAAEREVPIPVFAEMSSVNPVVFLPQALETRGAELAETFAASITLGAGQFCTNPGLLIGLESPAFTAFQQQLGAALEKTPPQKMLHPGIHTAFLEGRTRMLAHQEVSLSPKPVPDFDTNAVRPSLALTSGAALLANPALKEEVFGPHALVVACKDKAELLAVLKGLKGQLTTSLMATEEDLAQWREVIDIQVTLAGRIILNGAPTGVEVCAAMVHGGPFPATTDARFTSVGTAAIRRWVRPVCYQQFPDALLPDELKDGNPRGIWRLTDNQYAR; encoded by the coding sequence ATGACGCAGATAGATCAGATTATGCAGCAGGCTGCCACAGCCTGCGAACAATACAAGAAGATTCCGCCGGCGCAGCGCGCCGCTTTTCTCGAAGCCATCGGGGCGGAGATCACGGCGCGCCGTGAGGTGCTGGTGAAAACGGCAGGCGAGGAGACGAACCTGCCCATGGCGCGGCTGAACGGTGAGATCGTGCGCACCACTACCCAGCTGCAGAAGTTTGCCGACCTGGTAAAAGAAGGCAGCTGGGTAGAAGCGGTGATAGACACTAAGCCTAATATCCGCCGGATGCTGGTGCCGGTAGGGCCCGTGGTGGTGTTCGGCGCCAGTAACTTTCCTTTTGCCTTTTCCACGGCGGGCGGCGATACCGCCAGCGCGCTGGCGGCCGGCGCTACAGTAGTGGTAAAAGCGCACCCGGCACACCCGCGTACTTCCCAAACGATGTTTGAAGCCATACAGGCTGCTATTGTACAAAGCGGTATGCCTGCGCATACCGTGCAGCATGTTACGGGCGATTATCATACCGGCAAAGCGCTGGTCATCCATCCTTTTACCACAGGTGTGGGCTTTACCGGCTCGCTGCAGGGGGGGAAAGCCCTCTGCGCCTATGCGGCCGAAAGGGAGGTGCCTATCCCTGTCTTTGCCGAAATGAGCAGCGTCAACCCGGTGGTGTTCCTGCCGCAGGCGCTGGAGACACGCGGCGCTGAACTGGCAGAGACGTTTGCCGCCTCCATCACCCTCGGAGCGGGACAGTTCTGTACCAATCCCGGGTTGCTGATAGGGCTGGAAAGTCCCGCGTTTACAGCATTTCAGCAGCAGCTGGGCGCTGCGCTGGAGAAAACACCTCCCCAGAAAATGTTGCACCCCGGCATTCATACCGCTTTCCTGGAAGGACGCACCCGTATGCTGGCCCACCAGGAAGTGAGCCTGTCGCCCAAGCCGGTGCCGGATTTTGACACCAATGCCGTACGCCCCTCGCTGGCGCTCACTTCCGGCGCTGCCCTCCTGGCTAACCCGGCACTAAAAGAAGAGGTGTTCGGGCCGCATGCCCTTGTGGTAGCCTGTAAAGACAAAGCAGAGCTGCTGGCGGTGCTCAAAGGGCTGAAAGGGCAGCTCACCACCAGTTTGATGGCTACCGAAGAAGACCTCGCCCAATGGCGGGAGGTGATCGATATACAGGTTACGCTTGCCGGCCGTATCATCCTGAACGGAGCGCCTACCGGCGTGGAAGTATGTGCGGCCATGGTGCATGGCGGTCCGTTTCCCGCTACTACCGACGCGCGTTTTACTTCCGTAGGTACTGCTGCCATCCGGCGCTGGGTAAGGCCTGTATGCTACCAGCAGTTTCCCGATGCACTGCTGCCCGATGAACTCAAAGACGGTAACCCGCGCGGCATATGGCGGTTGACCGATAACCAGTATGCCCGTTAA